DNA sequence from the Candidatus Kaelpia aquatica genome:
AGAGAATTCTTTAAAGACCCGATAGAGGGTGAGCTCTCTTCTAATAAGGGTGTTTTGGTAAAGACAGGTTATGGAGGTGATATAAGGCAGCCGGATAGAGGTAATATCTTTCCAGAGAGGATTCCAGTTAGAGATTTTAATATACTCTCTAAAGTAGTAGATGAAGATGGTAATTTTTTGGGCTCAAATATAGTCTTAGTTAAGCATTGGATGAACCCTTGGGATTTAAAAGAGAGGGCCCCTCTAAGATGGCTTATATTTTCTAGCAGCGATATTAATCTAACCAAAAAAGATTATAGAAAAATAAGTGAAATTTTAAATAGAGATATTGTAATAAAAGATTTAAGTTCTAATTATCCCTTATATTATCAGGGTGAAGATACAGGCCTATCTTTAAGCGTGTTTAACCCTCTTAGAGCTGATAAGCGGGTAAGATTCTTAGTAGAGCTCTCATCTGATTCTAATACAGTCTATTCGATCTATCAGGAGAGAGTTATTAAAGAAGGATTAAATAAGCTTGATTTTGAAGTTCAAAAAGATCTAGCCGCAGGGTTCTATAGGGTAAAATGCTCTTTAATAGAAGGCAGGAGTGTCTATGATCAGTTTAATACAGCCTTCCTGGTTGTTGATAAAAGCTGGGCTGATAAAGGGAGCGATCTTAAGGTTAAAGAGGGCAAAATTCTGTTTAATGGGAGAGATGAGTTTTTATGGGGCATTAACTATTATGAGTCAAAGAGAGGAGAGCTAAACTGGGTCTGGCCTAACCCCTATTATATAAATGAAGATTTTAAGTTGATGCATGAGATGGGCCTTAAGATTGTAAGGATTCATTACCACCACCCCAAGTGGTTCAAGGATTACTTGAAATTTATAGGCTCTGGTCTTACAGGATATTTTCCTGATAAAGATTATCTTCCCGATGAATATGATTTAAGGATATTGGATAGCTTTATATATCTTGCCAAGATGAATAATCTAATTATATCTTTTGACCTCTTTACTCTTATTCCGCTTGAGATGGGTGATCCTAGAGGCTGGCTATCTTTAACGAAGAGAATAACCGATAGAGAGAGAATAGAGAAGCAGCTTGAATTTGTGAGGATAATCTCAAATAGGTATAAAGATCTTAAAGGGATAAGCTGGGATCTCTGGAATGAACCCAGGGTTCCTGAGGAACATAAAGAAGACCTAAAGGTTTGGGTTAGGGAGATAATATCTGAGTTTAGAAAAAACGGAGA
Encoded proteins:
- a CDS encoding cellulase family glycosylhydrolase encodes the protein MIKRTLSILSFLIILSLVSKSNLVLAQNNKNVLCLFDKKSSSVSKGEINKFLKAAEFSSVKWSKELEEHIAEIDYLVLSKGKLENEEQDIIVRFLRSGGGLVLFLSKEHDEAFLKEIGLRRYDIYGDNLAVEYNREFFKDPIEGELSSNKGVLVKTGYGGDIRQPDRGNIFPERIPVRDFNILSKVVDEDGNFLGSNIVLVKHWMNPWDLKERAPLRWLIFSSSDINLTKKDYRKISEILNRDIVIKDLSSNYPLYYQGEDTGLSLSVFNPLRADKRVRFLVELSSDSNTVYSIYQERVIKEGLNKLDFEVQKDLAAGFYRVKCSLIEGRSVYDQFNTAFLVVDKSWADKGSDLKVKEGKILFNGRDEFLWGINYYESKRGELNWVWPNPYYINEDFKLMHEMGLKIVRIHYHHPKWFKDYLKFIGSGLTGYFPDKDYLPDEYDLRILDSFIYLAKMNNLIISFDLFTLIPLEMGDPRGWLSLTKRITDRERIEKQLEFVRIISNRYKDLKGISWDLWNEPRVPEEHKEDLKVWVREIISEFRKNGDNHLITLGGNDSLFLEEYLDYTSYHTDNVLDIISSTKPLLLQEFWLPRSLDKELEQLEELEDIIINLKDSNYQGFMPWQWTRQSRLWDRSDPEEWDDDLGLFLREDSSFKLTTALFLNKPIEQ